In one Candidatus Obscuribacterales bacterium genomic region, the following are encoded:
- a CDS encoding serine hydrolase domain-containing protein — protein sequence MVHLKHYAFIGLLLGLVSWVSVCSLGLTQPALTLQQQVADYAAQGLGTRAVAALLMTPDGTEMAFAGKTGNSTHPVPTADTLFEIGSITKVFTALLLADQVNQGVVTLSTPIDELLPGDASFPISLQSLASHTAGLPRLPLSKSLKAILYPANPYRGSRPEDLYRAIAPTDSEPATCQYSNLGPALLGQLLATAAGQPYEALVQTQVLTPLGLADTHFALDPETTERLAQGHRENTLPTANWQLDAYAPAGGLKSTVTDMGRFLAAAMAADWPPLALSLQPYSKDCEPNFGLGWVFTELEDAPMVMHNGRTGGYYAFLGWLPEAGRGLVLLTSTSDAQGNQVAAALLTGQALPSPDISFGTLMLTAFLGGMLIVQAWSLAYPPRQGDRFECIKNGVETLLILALSYQLGPWQWLPIALWWWLLALLVGLSMRRLWQLRALFPTKVSTPGYRWRSLRLVPTLLVLGWAIFCLR from the coding sequence GGGCCTAGGGACACGGGCCGTGGCGGCGCTGTTGATGACTCCTGATGGAACTGAGATGGCGTTTGCAGGCAAGACAGGGAACTCCACCCACCCAGTGCCGACGGCAGACACACTGTTTGAAATTGGGTCGATTACCAAGGTGTTTACGGCACTACTGCTGGCCGACCAGGTTAACCAGGGGGTGGTGACCCTGAGTACGCCAATCGATGAACTGCTGCCGGGAGATGCCAGCTTTCCTATTTCTCTCCAGTCCTTGGCCTCCCACACTGCTGGTCTCCCCCGACTGCCCCTCTCCAAAAGCTTGAAGGCTATCCTCTACCCCGCCAATCCCTATCGTGGTAGTCGCCCGGAGGATCTGTATCGGGCGATCGCTCCCACCGATTCAGAACCTGCAACTTGTCAATATTCCAATTTGGGGCCTGCCCTGTTGGGCCAACTGCTAGCAACCGCAGCGGGGCAGCCCTATGAAGCCTTGGTGCAAACCCAAGTACTAACTCCCTTGGGGCTTGCGGACACCCACTTCGCCCTTGACCCTGAGACCACGGAGCGCCTAGCTCAGGGGCACCGAGAAAACACCCTACCGACTGCCAATTGGCAACTCGATGCCTACGCCCCAGCCGGAGGTCTCAAATCTACGGTGACGGATATGGGCCGATTTTTGGCAGCGGCAATGGCGGCGGACTGGCCACCGCTGGCCCTGAGCTTGCAACCCTACAGCAAAGACTGTGAGCCCAACTTCGGCTTGGGTTGGGTGTTTACAGAGCTGGAGGATGCACCCATGGTCATGCACAATGGACGCACGGGCGGCTACTACGCTTTTTTAGGTTGGCTACCAGAAGCGGGGCGCGGGTTGGTGTTGTTGACTAGCACCAGCGATGCCCAGGGTAATCAGGTTGCTGCTGCACTGTTGACTGGCCAGGCTCTGCCCTCTCCTGACATTTCCTTTGGCACTCTGATGTTGACGGCTTTTCTGGGTGGTATGTTAATTGTCCAGGCTTGGTCGCTGGCTTACCCTCCAAGACAGGGCGATCGCTTTGAATGCATTAAAAATGGTGTAGAAACCCTGCTGATATTGGCTCTCAGCTATCAACTAGGCCCTTGGCAGTGGCTACCCATTGCCCTGTGGTGGTGGCTACTGGCTCTGTTGGTTGGATTGTCCATGCGTCGGCTGTGGCAGCTTCGAGCGTTGTTCCCAACCAAGGTATCCACCCCAGGCTACCGCTGGCGAAGCCTTAGACTGGTGCCAACCCTGCTGGTTCTGGGGTGGGCAATCTTTTGTCTACGTTAA
- a CDS encoding MOSC domain-containing protein — translation MTPIGTVESLWCYPVKSMRGVEMPEIFMGFSGIHGDRCYAFKSSTARKGFPYLNANVQQQMLQYRPQYRYPERAWKPPNLIEAASITPGVTPANSDPEDMIVDIVTPSGKIVSVDDPELVQLLGEGLNEKTQLHLVRSDRALTDCRPISLISLSTIRQIELECSILIDKRRFRANIYFDFVSDEIGFTEDNFVGRRLRIGSTATVMVLERDPRCKMISLDPETGAHNPEVSRNVAQAHGNFAGLYCAVLVEGVLKKGDRIELETA, via the coding sequence ATGACACCTATCGGAACCGTCGAAAGCTTATGGTGCTACCCAGTTAAAAGTATGCGCGGCGTGGAAATGCCCGAAATCTTTATGGGATTTTCAGGTATCCACGGCGATCGCTGCTATGCCTTCAAAAGTTCTACTGCCCGCAAAGGATTTCCTTATTTGAACGCGAATGTGCAGCAACAAATGTTGCAGTATCGTCCACAATATCGCTACCCAGAACGAGCCTGGAAGCCACCAAATTTAATTGAAGCAGCAAGCATCACACCAGGGGTGACACCTGCTAACAGTGATCCAGAAGACATGATTGTGGACATAGTCACTCCATCAGGCAAGATTGTTTCTGTCGATGACCCAGAACTGGTGCAACTCCTAGGTGAAGGACTCAACGAAAAGACCCAACTACATCTTGTGCGTTCAGACCGAGCTTTAACCGATTGCCGCCCAATTTCGTTAATCAGCTTATCCACGATTCGACAAATCGAATTAGAATGCTCAATACTAATTGATAAGCGTCGTTTTCGAGCCAACATCTACTTCGATTTTGTATCAGATGAAATCGGATTTACTGAAGATAATTTTGTCGGTCGCCGTCTACGGATTGGTTCAACCGCGACGGTCATGGTTCTTGAGCGCGACCCGCGTTGTAAGATGATTTCGCTCGATCCAGAGACAGGTGCGCATAATCCAGAAGTTTCACGGAACGTTGCCCAAGCACATGGAAACTTCGCTGGACTTTATTGCGCGGTTTTAGTTGAAGGAGTATTGAAAAAAGGCGATCGCATCGAATTGGAAACAGCTTGA